In Girardinichthys multiradiatus isolate DD_20200921_A chromosome 18, DD_fGirMul_XY1, whole genome shotgun sequence, a single window of DNA contains:
- the ca4b gene encoding carbonic anhydrase 4b, whose protein sequence is MQFAVLLFLLPLSRKIVSGSEWCYQSQVSCNSTCAGPDMWQDVSKLCSGTSQSPVNIMTRRMHLEEKPAQFHLDGYQETFHGNLTNTGHTVQLDLPSSIMISGGHLAKNYKAIQLHLHWGKNGAPGSEHTIDGEQFPMEMHIVHIKEEYNSLSQAVKDHTGVAVLGFLFQESQSINKNYTSLVEVLPEIIKPSNSTMLKDVSLEMLIPPQENLTKYFRYNGSLTTPECAEAVVWTVFENTIPMSREQLTAFNQLKFSDGAPMVQTYRPVQPLNGRLVYYSKGDIPVVSWVLLIMSVLFASPLPQHSDG, encoded by the exons ATGCAGTTTgcagtgcttttatttttgcttccaTTGTCCAGGAAGATTGTCTCAGGTTCAG AATGGTGCTACCAGTCACAAGTTAGCTGCAACAGTACCTGTGCAG GCCCAGATATGTGGCAGGATGTTTCTAAACTATGCAGTGGCACATCTCAGTCTCCAGTTAACATCATGACAAGAAGAATGCACCTAGAAGAAAAACCAGCTCAGTTTCATTTGGACGGCTACCAGGAGACATTTCATGGCAACCTCACAAACACCGGTCATACAG TTCAGTTGGATTTACCTTCTAGTATCATGATCAGTGGAGGACACTTGGCTAAAAACTATAAAGCCATTCAACTCCATCTGCACTGGGGCAAAAATGGAGCGCCTGGGTCTGAACACACGATTGATGGAGAGCAGTTCCCAATGGAG ATGCATATCGTCCACATCAAAGAAGAATACAATTCTTTGTCCCAGGCTGTAAAAGACCACACAGGAGTGGCTGTTcttggatttttgtttcag GAGTCTCAgtctataaataaaaactacacTTCCCTGGTTGAAGTTCTGCCAGAGATCATTAAACCCT CCAACAGCACCATGCTGAAAGATGTCTCCCTGGAAATGTTAATTCCTCCTCAGGAAAACTTGACGAAATATTTTCGCTACAACGGCTCCCTCACGACTCCTGAATGCGCTGAAGCTGTGGTCTGGACGGTGTTTGAAAACACCATACCCATGAGCAGGGAACAG CTCACTGCATTCAACCAGCTTAAGTTTTCTGATGGGGCGCCAATGGTTCAGACCTACAGACCAGTGCAGCCTTTGAATGGGAGGCTGGTGTATTACTCCAAAGGAGACATTCCTGTGGTCAGCTGGGTGCTGCTGATCATGTCAGTGCTGTTTGCCAGTCCCCTCCCCCAACACTCTGATGGATAA
- the si:ch211-105f12.2 gene encoding RIMS-binding protein 2-like isoform X2 has protein sequence METRLELDVLIYPDEVRVVTPEDLREWELETASQVSILTVRLFVALYPYNPAAMSPNPDTAAEELPFVPGQIIKVFGDKDPDGFYHGESGGLSGYVPSNMVAEIPVDDEYLKHVLMQQGFLPVDHADMSLTPDLSDTDSVHEDVIIRRMVALFDYDPWENSPNMDSEAELGFRSGDIIYVLGDMDEDGFYYGDLHGGRGLVPSNFLQPLPWK, from the exons atGGAGACCAGGCTCGAGCTGGATGTTTTGATATACCCAGACGAGGTGAGGGTCGTCACCCCAGAGGACCTCAGGGAGTGGGAGTTGGAGACTGCGAGCCAGGTGTCCATCCTCACAGTTCGACTTTTTGTGGCACTTTACCCGTACAACCCAGCCGCCATGTCTCCCAACCCTGACACGGCTGCAGAGGAGCTGCCCTTCGTGCCGGGCCAGATCATCAAG GTGTTTGGAGATAAGGACCCCGACGGTTTCTACCACGGAGAATCCGGAGGTCTTTCTGGTTACGTGCCAAGCAACATGGTGGCTGAAATCCCAGTGGACGATGAGTACCTGAAGCACGTTCTCATGCAGCAGGGTTTTCTGCCTGTGGACCACGCAG ATATGTCTTTAACACCAGATCTGAGCGACACAGACAGTGTTCATGAAGATGTGATCATTCGAAGAATGGTGGCCTTATTTGACTACGATCCATGGGAGAACTCACCCAACATGGACAGTGAA GCTGAACTGGGCTTCCGATCTGGAGACATTATATATGTGTTGGGTGACATGGACGAAGATGGGTTTTACTAT gGAGATCTTCATGGAGGAAGAGGTTTGGTTCCCTCAAACTTCTTACAGCCCTTACCCTGGAAGTAG
- the si:ch211-105f12.2 gene encoding RIMS-binding protein 2-like isoform X1, with the protein METRLELDVLIYPDEVRVVTPEDLREWELETASQVSILTVRLFVALYPYNPAAMSPNPDTAAEELPFVPGQIIKVFGDKDPDGFYHGESGGLSGYVPSNMVAEIPVDDEYLKHVLMQQGFLPVDHAADMSLTPDLSDTDSVHEDVIIRRMVALFDYDPWENSPNMDSEAELGFRSGDIIYVLGDMDEDGFYYGDLHGGRGLVPSNFLQPLPWK; encoded by the exons atGGAGACCAGGCTCGAGCTGGATGTTTTGATATACCCAGACGAGGTGAGGGTCGTCACCCCAGAGGACCTCAGGGAGTGGGAGTTGGAGACTGCGAGCCAGGTGTCCATCCTCACAGTTCGACTTTTTGTGGCACTTTACCCGTACAACCCAGCCGCCATGTCTCCCAACCCTGACACGGCTGCAGAGGAGCTGCCCTTCGTGCCGGGCCAGATCATCAAG GTGTTTGGAGATAAGGACCCCGACGGTTTCTACCACGGAGAATCCGGAGGTCTTTCTGGTTACGTGCCAAGCAACATGGTGGCTGAAATCCCAGTGGACGATGAGTACCTGAAGCACGTTCTCATGCAGCAGGGTTTTCTGCCTGTGGACCACGCAG CAGATATGTCTTTAACACCAGATCTGAGCGACACAGACAGTGTTCATGAAGATGTGATCATTCGAAGAATGGTGGCCTTATTTGACTACGATCCATGGGAGAACTCACCCAACATGGACAGTGAA GCTGAACTGGGCTTCCGATCTGGAGACATTATATATGTGTTGGGTGACATGGACGAAGATGGGTTTTACTAT gGAGATCTTCATGGAGGAAGAGGTTTGGTTCCCTCAAACTTCTTACAGCCCTTACCCTGGAAGTAG